The Micromonospora sediminicola genome contains a region encoding:
- a CDS encoding P-II family nitrogen regulator: MKLVTAVIKPYQLDAVKEALHALGVAGLTVSEVQGYGRQKGHTEVYRGAEYTVEFLPKIRVEVLTDEMDVDKIVDAIVGAARTGKIGDGKVWVTGVEEVVRVRTGERGLDAL; encoded by the coding sequence ATGAAGCTGGTGACCGCGGTCATCAAGCCGTACCAGCTGGACGCGGTGAAGGAAGCCCTGCACGCCCTCGGCGTGGCCGGGCTGACCGTCAGCGAGGTCCAGGGCTACGGCCGGCAGAAGGGGCACACCGAGGTCTACCGGGGTGCCGAGTACACGGTCGAGTTCCTGCCCAAGATCCGGGTCGAGGTGCTCACCGACGAGATGGACGTCGACAAGATCGTGGACGCGATCGTCGGCGCCGCCCGGACCGGCAAGATCGGCGACGGCAAGGTCTGGGTGACCGGCGTCGAGGAGGTCGTCCGGGTGCGTACCGGCGAGCGCGGGCTCGACGCCCTCTGA
- a CDS encoding ammonium transporter → MPEAPTIDGGNTVWLLVSTALVLLMTPGLALFYGGLNRSKGVLNMMMMSFSAIGLISVLWWFYGFSVAFGSDVNGLWGDPGAYLGTKTFLAETDLWGATAENPSGIGVPLYVFMAFQMVFAVITVALISGAISDRAKFAGWLLFAFGWATLVYFPVAHWVWGGGIIGAKLHALDFAGGTAVHINAGAAALGVALVLGKRIGWPREGMKPHNIPLVALGAGLLWFGWFGFNAGSELTVDSVAGLAFLNTQLATAAAVLGWLLVERIKDGRPTMVGASSGAVAGLVAITPACGFIAPWAAVLLGLVAGAVCALAISLKYKLGYDDSLDVVGVHFVGGWIGSLWLGLFATNSVNGAISDVVGASDGLFYGGGLTQLGRQALAGLIVTVWSAGVAWLLAFAIEKTIGFRVSAEAEVDGIDVAEHAESAYDLSPTTGSSGGAFAMAGIGGAKPTPEPADEADESAAPVSEKVAG, encoded by the coding sequence GTGCCTGAAGCACCGACGATCGACGGCGGCAACACCGTTTGGCTGCTGGTTTCGACCGCTCTCGTGCTGCTCATGACCCCCGGGCTGGCGCTGTTCTATGGCGGTCTGAACCGGTCCAAGGGCGTGCTCAACATGATGATGATGAGCTTCTCGGCCATCGGGCTCATCTCTGTTCTGTGGTGGTTCTACGGTTTCAGCGTCGCGTTCGGCAGCGACGTCAACGGGCTCTGGGGTGACCCCGGCGCCTACCTCGGCACCAAGACGTTCCTGGCCGAGACCGACCTCTGGGGCGCCACGGCGGAGAACCCCAGCGGCATCGGCGTTCCGCTCTACGTGTTCATGGCGTTCCAGATGGTCTTCGCGGTGATCACCGTCGCGCTGATCAGCGGCGCGATCTCCGACCGGGCCAAGTTCGCCGGCTGGCTGCTCTTCGCGTTCGGCTGGGCCACCCTGGTCTACTTCCCGGTCGCGCACTGGGTGTGGGGCGGCGGCATCATCGGCGCCAAGCTGCACGCGCTGGACTTCGCCGGCGGCACCGCGGTGCACATCAACGCCGGTGCGGCGGCGCTCGGCGTGGCCCTGGTGCTCGGCAAGCGGATCGGCTGGCCCCGCGAGGGCATGAAGCCGCACAACATCCCGCTGGTCGCGCTCGGCGCCGGTCTGCTCTGGTTCGGCTGGTTCGGCTTCAACGCCGGCTCCGAGCTGACCGTCGACTCGGTGGCCGGCCTGGCGTTCCTCAACACCCAGCTCGCCACCGCCGCGGCGGTGCTCGGCTGGCTGCTGGTCGAGCGGATCAAGGACGGCCGCCCGACCATGGTCGGCGCTTCGTCCGGCGCGGTCGCCGGCCTGGTCGCCATCACCCCGGCCTGCGGCTTCATCGCCCCCTGGGCGGCGGTCCTGCTGGGTCTCGTCGCCGGCGCGGTCTGCGCGCTCGCGATCAGCCTGAAGTACAAGCTCGGCTACGACGACTCCCTCGACGTGGTCGGCGTGCACTTCGTCGGCGGCTGGATCGGGTCGCTCTGGCTCGGCCTCTTCGCCACCAACTCCGTCAACGGCGCGATCAGCGACGTGGTCGGCGCCTCCGACGGCCTGTTCTACGGCGGCGGCCTGACCCAGCTCGGCCGGCAGGCGCTGGCCGGTCTGATCGTCACCGTCTGGTCGGCCGGGGTCGCCTGGCTGCTCGCCTTCGCCATCGAGAAGACGATCGGCTTCCGGGTGTCGGCCGAGGCCGAGGTCGACGGCATCGACGTCGCCGAGCACGCGGAGAGCGCGTACGACCTGTCGCCCACCACGGGCAGCAGCGGCGGCGCGTTCGCCATGGCCGGGATCGGCGGCGCCAAGCCGACCCCGGAGCCCGCCGACGAGGCGGACGAGTCCGCCGCGCCGGTCAGCGAGAAGGTCGCCGGTTAA
- a CDS encoding aminoglycoside phosphotransferase family protein, with protein sequence MTTDDRAYAGWRDPSHPSPRLGRPYVTSQEIPLHGGNVSTVVRVGDTVRRNAGPWTPSVHALLRHLEYVGFTGAPRALGMDERNREVLSYLEGECGEYPLAPHWVTDEALVTVATMLRMFHDAQYGFTPPPGAVWRSFGPPPPDTEVICHHDAAPHNVIWRPDGTLGLIDFDLASPGARIYDVAYAAWTWVPIFSDRDSITLGWKRPDRPRRLRLFADAYGLIPRDRHRLIRTIRKRIVDHVEGIRRMAAAGEPAFVRIVHKGHLRRPMRDLRLLDYERHHLEYALR encoded by the coding sequence GTGACGACTGACGATCGCGCCTACGCGGGGTGGCGCGACCCCAGCCACCCGTCGCCACGCCTCGGGAGACCGTACGTGACTTCGCAGGAGATCCCGCTGCACGGCGGGAACGTGAGCACCGTGGTCCGCGTGGGCGACACGGTCCGGCGCAACGCGGGCCCGTGGACCCCCTCGGTGCACGCGTTGCTGCGCCACCTGGAATACGTCGGCTTCACCGGCGCGCCCCGCGCGCTCGGCATGGACGAGCGCAACCGGGAGGTCCTGTCGTACCTGGAGGGGGAGTGCGGGGAATACCCGCTCGCCCCGCACTGGGTCACCGACGAGGCCCTGGTCACCGTGGCCACCATGCTGCGGATGTTCCACGACGCCCAGTACGGCTTCACCCCGCCGCCCGGCGCGGTCTGGCGCTCGTTCGGGCCGCCCCCGCCGGACACCGAGGTCATCTGCCACCACGACGCCGCGCCGCACAACGTGATCTGGCGGCCCGACGGCACGCTCGGGCTGATCGACTTCGACCTGGCCTCGCCCGGCGCCCGGATCTACGACGTGGCGTACGCGGCGTGGACCTGGGTGCCGATCTTCTCCGACCGCGACTCGATCACGCTCGGCTGGAAGCGCCCGGACCGGCCGCGCCGGCTGCGTCTGTTCGCCGACGCGTACGGGCTGATCCCGCGCGACCGGCACCGGCTCATCCGCACCATCCGCAAGCGCATCGTCGACCACGTCGAGGGCATCCGGCGGATGGCCGCCGCCGGTGAACCGGCGTTCGTCCGGATCGTGCACAAGGGCCACCTGCGCCGGCCGATGCGGGACCTGCGCCTGCTCGACTACGAGCGGCACCACCTGGAGTACGCGCTGCGCTGA
- the ftsY gene encoding signal recognition particle-docking protein FtsY, with amino-acid sequence MKEYLLVALALLGVLIIGGLSLVVPRLRRRPQPPLPETEVDTRAEEDLAGPPVEAPESELTTGVVVEAPPVQAPPVEVPEPTAGRLVRLRSRLSRSQNAFGKGLLGLLSRDRLDEDTWEEIEDSLITADVGVDSTREIVDRLRERTRVLGTRTTDELRTLLAAELVNALDPSLDRSLRTAPKEGVPAVVLVVGVNGAGKTTTCGKIARVLVADGRTVLLGAADTFRAAAADQLETWGGRVGAETVRGPEAADPASVAFDAVRRGIDTGVDTVLIDTAGRLQNKVGLMDELGKVKRVVEKHGPIDETLLILDATTGQNGLEQARVFTEAVNVTGVVLTKLDGTAKGGIVIAVQRKLGIPVKLVGLGEGKDDLAPFDPAQFVDALLGTEPLARDA; translated from the coding sequence ATGAAGGAATACCTCCTCGTCGCTCTCGCCCTGCTCGGCGTGCTGATCATCGGCGGCCTGAGCCTCGTGGTGCCCCGGTTGCGCCGGCGCCCGCAGCCGCCGCTGCCCGAGACGGAGGTCGACACCCGCGCCGAGGAGGATCTGGCCGGCCCGCCGGTCGAGGCCCCGGAGTCGGAACTCACCACCGGTGTGGTGGTCGAGGCCCCGCCGGTGCAGGCGCCCCCGGTCGAGGTGCCCGAACCCACCGCCGGCCGGCTGGTCCGGCTGCGCTCCCGGCTGTCCCGCTCGCAGAACGCCTTCGGCAAGGGCCTGCTCGGCCTGCTCAGCCGGGACCGGCTCGACGAGGACACCTGGGAGGAGATCGAGGACAGCCTGATCACCGCCGACGTCGGCGTCGACTCCACCCGCGAGATCGTCGACCGGCTGCGGGAGCGGACCCGGGTGCTCGGCACCCGCACCACCGACGAACTGCGGACGCTGCTCGCCGCCGAGCTGGTCAACGCGCTCGACCCGAGCCTGGACCGGTCGCTGCGCACCGCGCCGAAGGAGGGCGTCCCGGCGGTCGTGCTGGTGGTCGGCGTGAACGGCGCCGGCAAGACCACCACCTGCGGCAAGATCGCCCGGGTGCTGGTGGCGGACGGCCGCACCGTGCTGCTCGGCGCCGCCGACACGTTCCGGGCCGCCGCCGCCGACCAGCTGGAGACCTGGGGCGGCCGGGTCGGCGCCGAGACGGTCCGCGGCCCGGAGGCCGCCGACCCGGCGAGCGTCGCGTTCGACGCGGTCAGGCGCGGCATCGACACCGGCGTGGACACGGTGCTCATCGACACCGCCGGCCGGCTGCAGAACAAGGTCGGCCTGATGGACGAGCTGGGCAAGGTCAAGCGGGTGGTGGAGAAGCACGGCCCGATCGACGAGACGCTGCTGATCCTCGACGCCACCACCGGCCAGAACGGCCTGGAGCAGGCGCGGGTCTTCACCGAGGCGGTGAACGTCACGGGCGTGGTGCTGACCAAGCTCGACGGCACCGCCAAGGGCGGCATCGTGATCGCCGTGCAGCGCAAGCTCGGCATCCCGGTCAAGCTCGTCGGCCTCGGCGAGGGCAAGGACGACCTGGCCCCGTTCGACCCGGCGCAGTTCGTCGACGCGCTGCTCGGGACCGAGCCGCTCGCCCGGGACGCGTAG